In the genome of Streptomyces sp. NBC_00190, one region contains:
- a CDS encoding helix-turn-helix domain-containing protein → MASSDGGARLTLADKINHLFETVVPAGRQPYNTEEVARAITETGIPISGSYIWLLRKGQRDNPTLKHLEGIAKFFGVPPAYFFNDQVASDVHVQLALLAALRDSNVQHVALRAAGLSSASLNSISELIERVRTLEGLSQRTPDKDALGEPQDS, encoded by the coding sequence TTGGCCAGCTCGGACGGCGGTGCGAGACTCACCCTTGCCGACAAGATCAATCACCTGTTCGAAACGGTGGTACCGGCCGGCCGTCAGCCGTACAACACCGAAGAAGTGGCCCGGGCCATCACCGAGACCGGAATACCCATCTCCGGAAGCTACATCTGGCTGTTGCGCAAAGGCCAGCGCGACAATCCGACGCTCAAGCACCTCGAAGGCATAGCCAAGTTCTTCGGCGTCCCTCCGGCCTACTTCTTCAACGACCAGGTCGCCTCCGACGTCCACGTGCAGCTCGCCCTCCTCGCGGCACTTCGCGACTCCAACGTCCAGCACGTCGCCCTGCGGGCCGCCGGCCTCTCCTCCGCGAGCCTGAACTCGATCAGCGAACTCATCGAGCGCGTACGGACCCTGGAGGGACTGTCCCAGCGCACTCCGGACAAGGACGCACTGGGCGAGCCCCAGGATTCATGA
- a CDS encoding AfsR/SARP family transcriptional regulator, with the protein MELRILGPIEAFDGGRPRSLGGMRPRTLLAALVLAGEHGLSQYEIQQALWGAAPPATVRAQVHTHVSRLRKALGGAVEFVRLPRGYGLRASGATVDYLEFERLAARGRDAQAAGRLEQASTLFAEALAQWRGPALAGATEFLDASQAPRLEELRMSVLEEKTAADLALGRARHVVGELTASVAQFPFRERLRSLLMSALCHSGGQAEALTVYHEGRAVLAEHLGVDPGEELNSTFQSLLAGTLDARRPSPRVPGPTGEAPCRGDGAYTALPPDLVDFTGRHAELRRLRQWLTPAPDDAGCTGPVVVTGMAGSGKTVLAVRAAYGIAPAYPDGRLFARCHDAGGRPRPQAEVVDDLLRGLGERPDPAVGAQERMWLLRTLLDRLRCLVVLDGADEAQVHPLVSGGGRSQFLLTGRPRFADLPGVRVLALGGLEPREALDLLNGITCGSAVAGGHREAAERLLRLCDLHPATIRAVAAQLTARPHWTPGHLADRLADPGRDTLGLLRIGELDIGAALLCSVAGLPDRPRRALRGLAGLRMRHITVGAAAVALDLPTGATEDLLELLVDAHMLGVAGPAGDDGFVFELPGLLMCVLTADSAAENTENAQTTEGSEFVRGEVIRRGGAPCRARPIAAV; encoded by the coding sequence ATGGAACTTCGCATACTCGGACCGATAGAAGCCTTCGACGGCGGCCGCCCCCGCTCGCTGGGCGGGATGCGGCCCAGAACCCTCCTCGCGGCCCTGGTCCTGGCGGGGGAGCACGGGCTGTCCCAGTACGAGATCCAGCAGGCGTTGTGGGGAGCGGCCCCGCCCGCGACGGTACGCGCCCAGGTGCACACGCACGTCTCCCGGCTGCGCAAGGCGCTGGGGGGCGCGGTCGAGTTCGTCCGGCTGCCCCGCGGGTACGGGCTGCGGGCGAGCGGCGCGACCGTGGACTACCTGGAGTTCGAACGCCTGGCCGCCCGCGGCCGCGACGCACAGGCGGCCGGACGGCTGGAACAGGCGTCCACCCTGTTCGCCGAGGCGCTGGCGCAGTGGCGAGGTCCCGCCCTCGCCGGTGCCACGGAGTTCCTGGACGCCTCGCAGGCCCCCAGGCTGGAGGAACTGCGGATGTCCGTACTGGAGGAGAAGACGGCCGCCGACCTCGCCCTCGGCCGGGCCCGTCACGTCGTCGGCGAGCTCACCGCGTCCGTCGCGCAGTTCCCCTTCCGTGAGCGGCTCCGGTCCCTGCTGATGAGCGCGCTCTGCCACAGCGGCGGGCAGGCCGAAGCCCTCACCGTCTACCACGAGGGCCGGGCCGTCCTCGCCGAACACCTCGGCGTGGACCCGGGGGAGGAACTCAACAGCACCTTCCAGTCCCTGCTCGCCGGCACCCTGGACGCCCGTCGGCCGTCCCCGCGGGTCCCCGGCCCCACGGGCGAGGCTCCCTGCCGCGGTGACGGGGCGTACACCGCGCTGCCCCCGGACCTCGTGGACTTCACCGGCCGGCACGCCGAACTGCGCAGGCTCCGGCAGTGGCTGACCCCCGCACCGGACGACGCGGGCTGCACCGGGCCCGTCGTGGTCACCGGCATGGCCGGCAGCGGCAAGACCGTACTGGCGGTGCGCGCCGCGTACGGCATCGCGCCCGCCTATCCCGATGGCCGGCTGTTCGCCCGCTGCCACGACGCCGGGGGCCGTCCTCGACCGCAGGCCGAGGTCGTCGACGACCTCCTGCGCGGCCTCGGTGAACGCCCTGACCCGGCGGTGGGGGCACAGGAGCGGATGTGGTTGTTACGCACCCTCCTCGACAGGCTGCGCTGCCTCGTCGTCCTCGACGGCGCCGACGAGGCGCAGGTGCATCCCCTGGTCTCCGGTGGCGGCCGGTCCCAGTTCCTGCTCACCGGGCGGCCGCGGTTCGCCGACCTGCCCGGTGTCCGTGTCCTGGCCCTGGGCGGCCTGGAGCCGCGCGAGGCACTGGACCTGCTCAACGGGATCACCTGCGGTTCGGCGGTCGCGGGGGGCCACCGGGAGGCGGCCGAGCGGCTGCTGCGCCTGTGCGACCTGCATCCCGCCACCATTCGCGCCGTAGCCGCGCAGCTGACCGCCCGGCCGCACTGGACGCCGGGCCATCTCGCCGACCGGCTGGCCGACCCCGGCCGCGACACCCTCGGCTTGCTGCGCATCGGTGAACTCGACATCGGCGCGGCGCTGCTGTGCAGCGTCGCCGGGCTTCCCGACCGTCCCCGCCGCGCTCTGCGCGGGCTCGCCGGCCTGCGGATGCGGCACATCACGGTGGGCGCGGCCGCCGTCGCGCTGGACCTGCCGACCGGGGCGACCGAGGACCTCCTCGAACTGCTGGTGGACGCCCACATGCTGGGCGTGGCCGGACCCGCCGGAGACGACGGCTTCGTCTTCGAGCTGCCCGGCCTGCTGATGTGCGTACTGACGGCCGACAGCGCTGCCGAGAACACGGAGAACGCGCAGACCACGGAGGGATCGGAGTTCGTGCGGGGCGAGGTCATCCGGCGCGGCGGTGCGCCGTGCCGGGCACGGCCTATAGCCGCTGTATAG
- a CDS encoding PhzA/PhzB family protein, whose translation MSDATLSPGFTDHAELRRINRATVETYMHTTGQDRLKRHLLFVEDGEGGLWTADTPGPIAIRGRDRLAEHAVWSLQCFPDWVWFNIQIFETQDPNRFWVECDGEGAIRFPGYEDGHYKNHFLHSFLLDGGKIVQNREFMNPFNQLRALGIEVPVVRREGIPT comes from the coding sequence GTGTCCGACGCCACGCTCAGCCCAGGCTTTACCGACCATGCCGAACTCCGGCGCATCAACCGGGCCACGGTCGAGACGTACATGCACACCACCGGTCAGGACCGTCTCAAGCGCCATCTCCTCTTCGTGGAGGACGGCGAGGGCGGCCTGTGGACCGCCGACACCCCCGGACCCATCGCCATCCGCGGCCGCGACCGGCTGGCGGAGCATGCCGTCTGGTCCCTGCAGTGCTTCCCCGACTGGGTGTGGTTCAACATCCAGATCTTCGAGACCCAGGACCCCAACCGGTTCTGGGTGGAGTGCGACGGCGAGGGGGCGATCCGCTTCCCCGGCTACGAGGACGGCCACTACAAGAACCACTTCCTCCACTCCTTCCTGCTGGACGGCGGGAAGATCGTGCAGAACCGGGAGTTCATGAACCCCTTCAACCAGCTCCGGGCGCTCGGTATCGAGGTGCCCGTGGTGCGCCGGGAAGGCATCCCCACGTGA
- the phzG gene encoding phenazine biosynthesis FMN-dependent oxidase PhzG gives MTTPSDQGAGAAPVREPEEFRKPPADPLALLRTWLDRAKEEVREPGAIALATTGADGRASSRIVQLNSLSDTGLVFTSHRGSPKDRELAVMPWASGVLYWRESGRQIIVAGPVEQLPDSDSDALWAARPVTTHAMSVASRQSEVLADVEALRAHAARLSALGPLPRPEPFVGYQLVPHCLEFWESSPDRLHRRLRYDHQGGSWSVLRLQP, from the coding sequence ATGACGACGCCGTCCGACCAGGGCGCCGGGGCGGCTCCCGTCCGTGAACCCGAAGAGTTCCGCAAGCCCCCGGCCGACCCCTTGGCCCTGCTGCGCACCTGGCTCGACCGGGCCAAGGAGGAGGTCCGCGAACCGGGTGCGATCGCCCTGGCGACCACCGGTGCGGACGGCCGCGCCTCCAGCCGGATCGTGCAGCTCAACTCGCTCTCGGACACGGGCCTGGTCTTCACCAGCCACCGCGGCAGCCCCAAGGACCGTGAACTCGCCGTCATGCCCTGGGCGTCCGGGGTGCTCTACTGGCGCGAGAGCGGCCGTCAGATCATCGTCGCCGGCCCGGTCGAGCAGCTGCCCGACTCCGACTCCGACGCCCTGTGGGCAGCCCGGCCCGTCACCACCCACGCCATGTCGGTGGCGTCGAGGCAGAGCGAGGTGCTGGCGGACGTGGAGGCCCTGCGCGCCCACGCCGCGCGGCTGTCGGCGCTCGGGCCGCTGCCCCGGCCCGAGCCGTTCGTCGGCTACCAGCTGGTCCCGCACTGCCTGGAGTTCTGGGAGTCGAGCCCGGACCGGCTGCACCGCCGGCTGCGCTACGACCACCAGGGCGGTTCCTGGTCGGTCCTGAGGCTCCAGCCGTGA
- a CDS encoding PhzF family phenazine biosynthesis protein — MYQYVVADAFTHTPLEGNPVAVYLDAAALTPRQMQRIAREMNLSETTFVLPPENGGDARIRIFTPVNELPFAGHPLLGTAQVLGEERCAGRLLLETAMGAVPVELERAGERITRIRMRQPIPVWEPYEKTPELLAALGLTDSTLPVEVYRNGPRHVLVGLPDVEALAALRPDHRALSAFPDMAANCFAGGGRTWHTRMFSPAYGVVEDAATGSASGPLAIHLARHALIEDGTEIEITQGAWMGRPSTMYARATREGDRVTSVEMSGSAVTVVRGTLLL; from the coding sequence ATGTACCAGTACGTCGTTGCCGACGCCTTCACCCACACCCCCCTCGAAGGGAACCCGGTCGCCGTCTACCTGGACGCCGCCGCTCTCACCCCCCGCCAGATGCAGCGCATCGCCCGCGAGATGAACCTCTCGGAGACCACCTTCGTCCTGCCGCCCGAAAACGGCGGCGACGCCCGCATCCGGATCTTCACCCCCGTCAACGAACTGCCGTTCGCCGGCCATCCGCTGCTCGGCACTGCCCAGGTCCTCGGCGAGGAGCGGTGCGCCGGCCGCCTGCTGCTGGAGACCGCGATGGGCGCCGTCCCCGTGGAGCTGGAGCGTGCCGGGGAGCGGATCACCCGCATCCGCATGCGTCAGCCGATACCCGTCTGGGAGCCGTACGAGAAGACCCCCGAACTCCTCGCCGCCCTGGGCCTGACCGACTCAACCCTCCCGGTCGAGGTCTACCGCAACGGTCCCCGCCATGTCCTCGTCGGCCTGCCCGACGTCGAGGCCCTCGCCGCACTGCGCCCCGACCACCGTGCCCTCTCCGCCTTTCCGGACATGGCCGCCAACTGCTTCGCCGGCGGCGGCCGCACCTGGCACACGCGCATGTTCTCGCCGGCGTACGGCGTGGTCGAGGACGCCGCCACCGGTTCCGCCTCCGGCCCGCTGGCGATCCATCTGGCCCGGCACGCACTGATCGAGGACGGTACGGAGATCGAGATCACTCAGGGCGCCTGGATGGGCCGGCCCTCCACCATGTACGCGCGGGCCACCCGCGAAGGCGACCGCGTCACGTCGGTCGAGATGAGCGGCAGCGCGGTGACCGTCGTGCGCGGCACCCTCCTCCTCTGA
- a CDS encoding helix-turn-helix transcriptional regulator, giving the protein MPWGIATSADWPTAGRESEIDHVERALAGPRGVLLSGEWGVGKSRLLHAALERAAAGGAATLWAGGAVPTGASGSLADALKQFPRVPQSPPATPSAAGPVLGLDDAHLIDPAVAACLYALVRDGRIRLIATALSGVAMPGDISALWVERLVERVEVPHFDRTTAGEVLQARLGGQLSADCAERLWTATRGNALLLRELTDAALSDGALRREGALWQWRGELPAAPGGRPAALVQLRLNDLRPDERELVQLVALAEPLEADLPAAAGLAHAAESLNRSGLLVTERSGPRLRLRLAYPLYSAVVLRAMPELEGRRLRRQLADGIEAVGMRRHDDVRRVVDLRLAAGQTPPTGQLRAAAERALRRHDFGKAETLARTALSHPDGPADEAVAAGVRLVLVQALQGRGRHREAERVLAEAPGLPAGLTDEATAVRAVNMAFGLGRLGEAVGVVERGLTTAQGTGRLRFRGARALLGLLEDRFADVSAAAAGREGAPPPREGALAGLVTVPAAFALVERGDPVSAARLLAGLPPDPEEGTTVDTAAQWMRTYAALHTAGVAAAAALLGGMQWWDEGDPRDRVRVALLRVRLHRARGDRDAAVDELRRAAAVDAPADWLTAPAWTLAQLAAVLAEAGAHAEAVRTLVEVRSLEGRGVRYPLAQDGTALESALVYAHVGDRAQAVRLALSVARSAGAADRRAQEVSALHLAARLGATEEAVGSLPELTVLTGTTALQARHVQALALHDGDALEELTRRFAALGLRPLAAETAAQAAQAHQADGRHRRGRAARLLCQEITASTGGGLPPWAGAPERRREDLPAALTLREREVAALVAAGLTNQEVADRLYVSVRTVENHLHRTYGKLGITARSELARRLDPGAQRSGCVPRSAP; this is encoded by the coding sequence ATGCCTTGGGGGATCGCCACCTCCGCAGACTGGCCGACAGCGGGCCGGGAATCCGAAATCGACCACGTGGAAAGGGCGCTCGCCGGACCGCGGGGCGTGCTGCTCAGCGGCGAATGGGGGGTGGGCAAGAGCCGGCTCCTGCACGCCGCGCTGGAACGGGCGGCGGCCGGTGGCGCCGCCACCCTCTGGGCGGGCGGCGCCGTCCCCACCGGCGCGAGCGGCTCGCTGGCCGACGCCCTCAAGCAGTTCCCCAGAGTGCCGCAGAGCCCGCCCGCCACCCCGTCCGCAGCGGGCCCCGTGCTGGGTCTCGACGACGCGCACCTCATCGACCCCGCCGTCGCCGCCTGCCTGTACGCCCTGGTCCGAGACGGCCGGATCCGGCTGATCGCGACGGCCCTCTCCGGCGTGGCCATGCCGGGCGACATCAGCGCCCTGTGGGTCGAGCGCCTCGTCGAGCGCGTCGAAGTACCCCACTTCGACCGGACCACGGCCGGCGAGGTGCTGCAGGCCCGGCTCGGCGGCCAGCTGTCCGCCGACTGCGCGGAACGGCTGTGGACCGCCACCCGCGGGAACGCCCTGCTCCTGCGCGAACTCACCGACGCCGCCCTCTCCGACGGCGCCCTGCGCCGGGAAGGCGCGCTCTGGCAGTGGCGCGGAGAGCTGCCGGCCGCTCCCGGGGGACGTCCGGCCGCCCTCGTCCAGCTGCGCCTGAACGACCTGCGGCCGGACGAACGCGAACTCGTCCAGCTCGTCGCCTTGGCCGAGCCCCTGGAAGCCGACCTGCCGGCCGCCGCCGGGCTGGCCCACGCCGCCGAGTCGCTCAACCGCAGCGGCCTCCTCGTCACCGAACGCTCCGGCCCGCGGCTGCGCCTGCGGCTGGCCTACCCGCTGTACTCCGCCGTGGTGCTGCGCGCCATGCCCGAACTCGAAGGACGCCGGCTGCGCCGCCAGCTCGCCGACGGCATTGAGGCGGTGGGCATGCGCCGCCACGACGACGTCCGGCGGGTGGTCGACCTCCGGCTCGCCGCAGGCCAGACGCCCCCCACGGGGCAGCTGCGGGCCGCGGCCGAACGGGCCCTGCGCCGACACGACTTCGGCAAGGCCGAGACGCTGGCCCGCACCGCCCTGTCGCACCCGGACGGTCCGGCCGACGAGGCCGTCGCCGCCGGCGTACGGCTCGTGCTGGTGCAGGCCCTACAGGGCCGGGGCCGGCACCGTGAAGCCGAACGGGTACTCGCCGAAGCGCCGGGCCTGCCCGCGGGCCTGACCGACGAGGCCACCGCCGTCCGTGCGGTGAACATGGCCTTCGGGCTGGGCCGCCTGGGAGAGGCCGTCGGCGTCGTCGAGCGCGGCCTGACCACGGCGCAGGGCACGGGCCGGCTGCGGTTCCGCGGCGCGCGCGCCCTGCTCGGGCTGCTGGAGGACCGGTTCGCGGACGTGTCGGCGGCGGCCGCCGGGCGCGAGGGCGCACCACCGCCGCGCGAGGGCGCACTCGCAGGCCTCGTCACCGTCCCCGCGGCCTTCGCCCTGGTCGAGCGCGGTGATCCGGTGTCCGCCGCCCGTCTGCTCGCCGGGCTGCCGCCGGACCCCGAGGAGGGCACGACCGTCGATACCGCCGCCCAGTGGATGCGCACCTACGCCGCCCTCCACACGGCGGGCGTCGCCGCGGCCGCCGCCCTCCTCGGGGGCATGCAATGGTGGGACGAAGGCGATCCGCGGGACCGAGTACGCGTGGCGCTGCTGCGCGTCCGGCTGCACCGCGCGCGCGGGGACCGGGACGCGGCCGTCGACGAACTGCGCCGGGCCGCCGCCGTGGACGCGCCCGCCGACTGGCTCACGGCCCCCGCCTGGACGCTGGCCCAGCTGGCCGCCGTCCTCGCCGAGGCGGGCGCGCACGCAGAGGCCGTACGTACCCTCGTAGAGGTGCGCTCCCTGGAGGGCCGAGGGGTCCGCTATCCGCTGGCGCAGGACGGGACGGCGCTCGAATCCGCCCTGGTGTACGCCCATGTCGGCGACCGGGCCCAGGCGGTGCGGCTGGCCCTGTCTGTCGCCAGGTCGGCCGGCGCCGCCGACCGCCGGGCCCAGGAGGTCTCGGCCCTCCACCTCGCCGCCCGGCTCGGCGCCACCGAAGAGGCCGTCGGATCGCTGCCCGAGCTGACCGTGCTGACCGGCACGACGGCCCTCCAGGCCCGGCACGTCCAGGCACTGGCACTGCACGACGGCGATGCGCTGGAGGAGCTGACCAGACGTTTCGCTGCCCTCGGGCTGAGGCCGCTGGCCGCCGAGACCGCGGCACAGGCCGCCCAGGCCCATCAGGCCGACGGCCGGCACCGCAGGGGCCGCGCGGCCCGGCTGCTGTGCCAGGAGATCACGGCCTCCACCGGGGGAGGGCTGCCGCCGTGGGCGGGCGCGCCGGAGCGCCGGCGCGAGGACCTCCCCGCCGCCCTGACCCTGCGGGAACGGGAGGTCGCCGCCCTGGTGGCGGCCGGCCTGACCAACCAGGAGGTCGCCGACCGGCTGTACGTGTCGGTGCGCACGGTCGAGAACCATCTGCACCGCACGTACGGAAAACTGGGGATCACCGCCCGTTCGGAGCTGGCCCGCCGACTCGACCCGGGCGCGCAGCGATCGGGCTGCGTCCCGCGATCCGCGCCGTGA
- a CDS encoding 3-deoxy-7-phosphoheptulonate synthase class II has protein sequence MSSSLITGGALPAAPAAPPTAQHPGWQDQEAVDDVTRRLAGYLPLVLPAECDRLRARLAAVARGEAFLLQGGDCAETFDALSAESVAAKLDTLFSMAGSLTAGARLPVVVLGRIAGQFAKPRSQPTEVRGGVTLPAYRGDAVNGLEFSAALRTPNPYRMLRMYGASAAVLNSIRALSAAGEDPQEFFVSHEALLLDYERPLTRLDPRTGARYAGSGHLLWAGERTRQPDGAHIGYLAGIANPIAVKLGPRATAAEAVELVRRLDPERVPGRLTFVVRMGAQRVREVLPDLVDRVTACGARVGWVCDPMHGNTYTAPSGHKTRAFGDIVDEVSGFFEVHRSLGTHAGGIHVEMTGEDVTECVGGSGGTDVHDLPLRYASACDPRLSRDQSLELAGLTARIAGRSPIAARPGRVGGPAPNGR, from the coding sequence ATGAGTTCCTCCCTGATCACCGGCGGTGCGCTCCCGGCTGCGCCGGCGGCCCCGCCCACCGCACAGCACCCGGGCTGGCAGGACCAGGAGGCCGTCGACGACGTCACCCGGCGGCTGGCCGGCTATCTGCCGCTGGTCCTGCCCGCCGAGTGCGACCGGCTCCGGGCCCGCCTGGCGGCGGTGGCCCGCGGCGAGGCGTTCCTGCTCCAGGGCGGCGACTGCGCCGAGACGTTCGACGCGCTGAGCGCCGAGTCGGTGGCGGCCAAGCTGGACACGCTCTTCTCCATGGCGGGCTCACTGACGGCCGGTGCGCGGCTGCCCGTGGTGGTGCTGGGCCGGATCGCCGGCCAGTTCGCCAAGCCGCGGTCGCAGCCGACCGAGGTGCGCGGGGGCGTGACGCTTCCCGCCTACCGGGGCGACGCGGTGAACGGGCTGGAGTTCTCCGCCGCGCTGCGCACCCCGAACCCGTACCGGATGCTGCGGATGTACGGGGCGTCGGCCGCCGTCCTCAACAGCATCAGGGCCCTGTCGGCCGCCGGGGAGGATCCACAGGAGTTCTTCGTCTCCCACGAGGCGCTCCTGCTCGACTACGAGCGGCCCCTGACCCGGCTCGATCCACGCACCGGAGCCCGGTACGCGGGCTCCGGCCACCTGCTGTGGGCGGGCGAGCGGACCCGGCAGCCCGACGGCGCCCACATCGGCTACCTCGCCGGTATCGCGAACCCCATCGCAGTGAAGCTCGGACCGAGGGCCACCGCGGCCGAGGCCGTGGAGCTGGTGCGGCGGCTCGACCCGGAGCGGGTGCCGGGCCGCCTCACCTTCGTCGTCCGCATGGGCGCGCAGCGGGTGCGCGAGGTGCTGCCCGACCTGGTGGACCGGGTCACCGCCTGCGGCGCGCGGGTGGGCTGGGTGTGCGATCCGATGCACGGCAACACCTACACCGCCCCTTCGGGGCACAAGACGCGGGCCTTCGGCGACATCGTCGACGAGGTGTCCGGCTTCTTCGAGGTGCACCGCTCGCTCGGAACGCATGCGGGGGGCATCCACGTGGAGATGACCGGGGAGGACGTGACGGAGTGCGTGGGCGGCAGCGGCGGCACGGACGTACACGACCTGCCGCTGCGCTACGCCTCCGCGTGCGACCCACGGCTCAGCCGGGACCAGTCCCTCGAACTCGCCGGGCTCACGGCGCGGATCGCGGGACGCAGCCCGATCGCTGCGCGCCCGGGTCGAGTCGGCGGGCCAGCTCCGAACGGGCGGTGA
- a CDS encoding anthranilate synthase family protein, with the protein MTGPMGDAGDVAALLDRLGEAGGAASFALLHRPEAGDGASVDVLIGEMTPVSALADIPLPPATPGERHEQLVLLPYRQIAERGYACPDDGEELLVMDIHEQGAVPLDALLAALPESALTVRGGAFDVDDAAYAQTARRIVEDEIGSGAGANFVLKRTYTAWIDGWSARSALALYGRLLRNSPGAYWTFLIRSGGRTLIGASPERHITLDGGTAVMNPISGTYRYPRGGATPAGVLEFLADGKERNELYMVLDEELKMMSRLCPQGGRVVGPRLREMSHLAHTEYFIEGHCDRDPREVLRETLFAPTVTGSPLESACHVIAKYEPDGRGYYAGVAALLGRDAAGERRLDSAILIRTADVDRRGRLRLGVGATLVRDSDPVSEAEETRAKAAGLLAALDIGAPPGRAPHEPAAGRLGADPGVSRALRARNDPLAGFWRASPGDRSPRPPHLAGRRALLIDAEDTFTAMGATLLRGLGLDVTVRRFDEPYSVAGQDLVVVGPGPGDPRETGHVKIAHLRDRTRQLLAAGTPFLSVCLGHQALCGVLGLPLVRKRVPHQGVQRTVDLFGQREDVYFYNTFAALSPADRLEGPRSRPGWVEVSRDPATGEVHALRGPGFASVQFHPASVMTRNGIGILEQLIGTVLARSPVPKPAPRPESPRNREAIA; encoded by the coding sequence ATGACGGGCCCGATGGGGGACGCCGGTGACGTGGCCGCCCTGCTGGACCGGCTGGGCGAGGCGGGCGGGGCGGCCTCGTTCGCCCTGCTGCACCGGCCGGAGGCGGGCGACGGCGCCTCGGTGGACGTGCTCATCGGTGAGATGACGCCCGTCTCCGCCCTGGCGGACATCCCGCTGCCCCCGGCGACCCCGGGCGAGCGTCACGAGCAGCTGGTCCTGCTGCCGTACCGGCAGATCGCCGAGCGCGGCTACGCCTGCCCGGACGACGGCGAGGAGCTGCTCGTCATGGACATACACGAGCAGGGCGCCGTACCGCTGGACGCCCTCCTCGCCGCGCTGCCGGAGTCCGCCCTGACCGTCCGCGGCGGCGCGTTCGACGTGGACGACGCGGCCTACGCGCAGACGGCGCGGCGGATCGTCGAGGACGAGATCGGATCGGGCGCCGGGGCCAACTTCGTCCTCAAGCGCACCTACACCGCATGGATCGACGGCTGGTCGGCCCGGTCGGCGCTGGCTCTGTACGGACGGCTGCTGCGCAACTCCCCCGGCGCGTACTGGACGTTCCTCATCCGCTCCGGCGGGCGCACCCTCATCGGCGCCAGTCCCGAGCGGCACATCACGCTGGACGGGGGCACGGCCGTGATGAACCCGATCAGCGGCACGTACCGCTACCCGCGGGGCGGCGCCACCCCCGCCGGCGTCCTGGAGTTCCTCGCGGACGGCAAGGAGCGCAACGAGCTGTACATGGTGCTCGACGAGGAGCTCAAGATGATGAGCCGGCTATGCCCGCAGGGCGGCCGGGTCGTGGGGCCGCGGCTGCGGGAGATGAGCCACCTCGCGCACACCGAATACTTCATCGAAGGACACTGCGACCGCGATCCGCGCGAGGTGCTGCGCGAGACCCTCTTCGCGCCGACCGTCACCGGCAGTCCGCTGGAGAGCGCCTGCCACGTCATCGCCAAGTACGAGCCGGACGGCCGCGGTTACTACGCCGGTGTCGCGGCTCTGCTCGGCCGGGACGCCGCCGGGGAACGCCGGCTGGACTCCGCGATCCTGATCCGTACCGCGGACGTGGACCGCAGGGGCCGGCTGCGGCTGGGCGTCGGCGCCACCCTCGTACGCGACTCCGACCCGGTGTCCGAGGCCGAGGAGACCCGGGCCAAGGCCGCCGGGCTGCTCGCCGCCCTGGACATCGGGGCACCGCCCGGACGGGCACCGCACGAGCCCGCGGCCGGCCGGCTCGGGGCCGATCCCGGGGTCTCGCGGGCACTGCGCGCGCGCAACGACCCGCTGGCGGGCTTCTGGCGGGCCTCCCCCGGTGACCGCTCGCCGCGCCCGCCGCACCTGGCGGGCCGCCGGGCCCTGCTGATCGACGCCGAGGACACCTTCACGGCCATGGGCGCGACGCTGCTGCGCGGGCTCGGGCTCGACGTGACGGTGCGGCGGTTCGACGAGCCGTACTCGGTGGCCGGTCAGGACCTGGTGGTCGTGGGGCCCGGTCCCGGGGACCCGCGCGAGACCGGCCACGTCAAGATCGCGCACCTGCGGGACCGGACGCGGCAGTTGCTGGCGGCCGGCACTCCGTTCCTGTCGGTCTGCCTGGGCCACCAGGCCCTGTGCGGCGTGCTCGGTCTGCCCCTGGTCCGCAAGCGGGTGCCGCACCAGGGCGTCCAGCGCACCGTCGACCTCTTCGGGCAGCGCGAGGACGTGTACTTCTACAACACCTTCGCGGCCCTCTCCCCGGCCGATCGCCTTGAGGGGCCGCGGTCGCGCCCGGGGTGGGTGGAGGTGTCCCGGGACCCGGCGACGGGAGAGGTCCACGCGCTGCGCGGGCCCGGCTTCGCCTCGGTGCAGTTCCACCCCGCGTCGGTGATGACCCGCAACGGCATCGGCATCCTCGAACAGCTCATCGGCACCGTGCTGGCGCGTTCGCCCGTGCCCAAGCCGGCACCCCGCCCCGAATCTCCCCGAAATCGCGAGGCCATCGCATGA